In Nematostella vectensis chromosome 3, jaNemVect1.1, whole genome shotgun sequence, the genomic window TGAGATTGGATAAGGCGTACTCTTTGATCGCTTTAAACGTGGAAAAGGACATCCAGATCCATATCTCGTCGATTACCGACCCACTAGTTGCGTGGCAAAGACTTCAGTGCCAGTTCGAATTTGTCTCAGTCACTCAAATCGTCAGACTTTCACAAAAATTTTACGCCGCAACAATGGAGGAAAACGATGATCTAATGAAGCATCTCACGGCTATGACATCGCTAGCGGAGCAGCTTCGAGAGTTAGAGGAGCAGATTTCATCGAGGAAATTCGCGACTGTTGTTTTAGGATCATTGCCCGAGTCGTACGACAATTTTCTAACAAGTCTTAATGCGAGGAATGCTGGAGAATTAGACTGGGAGATGGTCAAAGGTCTGCTGATCGAGGAGTACATGAAGCACAaggaaaaaatggaaaaacaaCAGGAGTTAGATAACGCTTTGCTGGCGCGAAGtagacaaaatggcggcgcgGGACGTGGTTTCAACAGGACACGTGGCAGAGGAGCAAATCACTTCAACCGGGGCAATCGTTCATCTGGCTCGAACCCGGATGCAAGATTTCGAGAATTTAACTGCTGGAATTGTGACAAACCAGGTCATTTAATGAGGGATTGTCCGAACAACAAGAGCAGTCGGAGATACAATGACCGAGTTCATGTAGCGGACGAGAATACCGAAAGCGATGACGATCGTGAAGCCGTGGCGTTAATTTCCAGCACGACAAATCAAGGAGTATGGTTTATCGATTCCGGAGCTACTAAACACATGACAAGTAATTTAAACGTTCTGGAACATTACACTGAGTACAAGGAGCCAAAGAAGATTTATTTAGGAGATAATACAGTCATTTTCGAGTTGGACGAAGGCAATGCGCATCTCACCACGTGCGATAGAAGTTGTGTTAGAGCTACACAAAGTGTTATACGTGCCCAAGTTAACAAAGAATTTACTCTCGGTGCCTGCAAATGACCATGATGGGAGCAGAGGTAAGATTTGACAGTGGAAAGTTTGTGGTGGTGAAGAATGGAAGGGAGTTTTTATTTGGAACTTTGTTCGATAACAAACTATACAAGGCTAATGTAGAGCACGCCAATGTGGCGCATGCGCAGGAGTCGACAACATGGCACTGTAGGTATGGACACTTAAACTACGACTATCTGAACAGATGAAAGAAAGACAAAATGGTGAATGGCATGGATTATGCCACATCTTCGCATACAAAGGAATGTGAGGCATGCATTCTGGGAAAGATGCAAAAGAAACGTTTTCCAACAAACAGCGAAGAAGAGAAGAGGAGAGCTACAAGGCCGTTTCAAGTAGTGCATAGCAATGTTTGTGGTCCCATGCAAGTTGAGTCTAAAGGAGGGAGCAAGTATATGTTAATATTTACAGATGACTATTCAAGGTATGCTACAGTGTATTTCATTCGTCACAAGAGTGAAGTATTAGCCAAGTTCAAGGAATGTGTGTTATGTTGAAAAACAGTTTGGACACAAAGTCGAGATTCTTAGTTCCGAGAAACAGTTTGGATATGAAGTGCAGATTCTCTGGAACGACAATGGAGGAAAGTATACCTCATCTGAGTTTATAGCGTTTTGTAATGAAAAGGGGATCGGACGGGATTTAACCACCCCTCATTCGCCTGAGCAGAATGGAGTCGCGGAACGTTTAAACCGAACAATCATGGAATCGGCTAGATCTATGCTTCAACACTCAAATTTGTCAAAGGATTTCTGGGCAGAAGCATGCAATACTGCAGTCTACTTGCACAACCGGAGCCCGACTGCAGCATTAGACAATGGAACACCATTTGAGTGCTTATTTAAGAGAAAACCAAATGTTTCCCATTTGAAAAAGTTTGGATGTGTGAGTTATGAGTACGCCCCAAGGTGTCAGCGCAAGAAGTTGGATGCCAAAGCGCGTAAGGCAATTTTCGTTGGGTATCCTACTGGAGTGAAGGGATACAAACTATATGACATTGACAAGAAGTGCTTTGTTGTGAGCAGAAATGGTCAATTTGCTGAGGACAGATTTGATCATTTTGACAGGAAATCAGCATCAGGTGGACGATGGACAGCAGGACGATTTTGTGACAGATCTAGATGAGGCTGAGGGTGTCCCTGAGCTTCCAATACACGAGGATCTAGCAGGGGAGAATATCGAACCAGTGGGAGCAAAGACTCCAATACCAAGAACATATGAGGAAAATTTTATGGAAGGAGTCAGAAACCTAGGACCAGCCAGAAAAAGGAGAGCACCAGCTAGATTCAGAGATGAGGACTGTAATTTAACTGAATCCTTAACTTCTGAATTGGATGAACCAAAGACAGTAGGTGAAGCTTTGAACAGTGAACGGTGTGAACAATGGCAAGATGCCATGAATTCAGAGTTTTCTTCTCTCCTCGATAATGATAAATGGGAATTAGTACCACCCCCCGAAGGGAAGAACATTGTTGGATCTAAATGGGTGTTTAAAGTTAAGCGTGATGAGAATGGCTGTGTTGACCGTTACAAAGCAAGGCTTGTTGCGCAAGGATATTCACAATTGAAGGGTGTGGACTATGACGAAGTGTTCTCACCAGTTACCCGCAGTGCTTCGCTAAGATCATTGCTCGCTCTGGCAAATGTGCATGACCTTGAAGTTCACCAAATGGATGTGAAGACTGCTTTTCTGAACGGAAATTTAGACTGCGATATTTATATGGCTCAGCCTGAAGGGTTTGTAGATCCAAAGAGACCTGACTATGTATGTAAATTAAAGAAGAGCCTATACGGCCGCAAACAGTCAGCACGCTACTGAAATGCTACTCTGGATGagtattttatataaaaaaatatttaaaatgagGCAGATGGATGCATTTATGTGAAGACATTATGACTAAAGGACTAGCAAACCAACTTTTCAGAGATTGAGAGACATGCTAGGTATTAAGAAGATTGTTTGATTATTGGAACTCTCATCTGTACATGTTTCTATAATTTTTACATTGTTTCTGTTTACATTATAATCTTTTGATTGAACCATCAGCATGACTATCAAGTGGGAGTGTTGGAAACATGATAGCTAATGCTGATGTCATAATATGCAAATCAGAGAAAAGACTCTGCATCATGATTGGATAATTAAGTGCTATGCATATCATGTGATTTTTAGATAGAAGCTCCTCGTGGGCTTATGTAAATACTTTTCTTGATTGTAGCCTTTGAGCGAGTTAGTAAAGTAATAGTTATCAGTGAAACTACAAGGTTTCTGTCTTTATATCCAGAATATTTTAACATACAGTACTTTCTTGTTATGCTTTTTAAAGAGTTACATGTATGGATGTAAATCATCAAAAGATTCATGCTTTATGATTGTAATGTTGAGTGTTATAGAAAGAATTCCACATGGTGGTTGTGAGGCCTTGTTCCCAAGTAAGTAAACCTTTGGCGGTCTAGATGTTTGGTGCCACCCCCCCAGAATGTCCATCAGGAAAAAATGTTGAATTCATAAGCACTAAGAGAGTACAAATGTGAACAAAATATTCAGAAATGTgagttttgacatttcctttttttttgttttcccatGTGGAATTGCTCAGATATCTATTTTCAACACATAAAGGAAAATAGCAAAGATGAGAGTGCAAACGTGATTAGAAGAGAAACATTTCAAGTGAAAATCGTGTAACCTACACACAATGGCAAAATATGCAGTAATGAAATCGTGAAACTGGCCTTTCCATGTGacaaataacatggatctgagagGTGGAATCACAAAATCCAAGGTGGCGTCCATGACCCAGTTGGTATTGAGATGACATAGGATGGGAGGCCTGATACTCCATGTAAGAAAAAGGCCTGTGTACTGTAAGTTCACAGAGAGTTCACTAAAAAAATTACACTCATTTCTTTCCCAGAATTTTGCCAGGTCTTATCTAAACTAGGACTTATCAAAACTGCTTATATCAATTgctttaaacaaaaacattttgtcaACGAAACAACAGGTACAGCAACTTGCTAAGTTCAACTTGacattttttcatttcttttccacttagaaaaaaaaagagtttacAATAGTCAACCTTTACAGATCTTAgtaaaacaagaaacaaagcTGGAGCTCTGAAGAAGAAGACTTCAACTTAATACTTCAGTTGCATACAGTAACAGATTAAGCAAAAATCACTGTCTCAGATAACAAGGACAAGCAAGTGCCACTGCAGCAAACAACTAAAGAGCAACAGTTGGGCTTAACCAAAACCAAATTGGTATCCACAATTGCCATGACTAGCATGATACTCCAAGGACAAAAGAATGAAAAGCGAGTGGATGTGGCCCCAAAAAAACACTGATTTGAGTAGACATGATCATGTAAGACCAATCAAAAGAAAAGGCATTTTTTAcgatattttatattattaagATACATTTTCTCACAGCATTTGtgtgaattattatttttatcattatcattattactattatatCACAGTGTTTtactataaataataattttgcAATTATATTGCAATTATTCTCAATTTATGAAAGTGCAGGATAATTGGAAGAGTGATGCTTGCTATTCTTGACATAACATTTTCAACCTTTCATCCTGTATACCGTGCGTAACAGTTCAACCACCATTTAACAATTGTTTACAAACATTTCAGGAAGGAAATAATTATGAGCattgaaaaatattatttgtaaGGCTGGAAACAGGCAGTGGTCACAATCTATGGAGTACATATAGAACACTGGCCATTTGAGCAAAAATTGAGAATTCATTATCAAAACTACATGTCTGGAGATGAGACAGACTGTACCTGTAAAGCAGATGATGTTTTGGAGATGATCTCTATGCAGGTTGATGCGAAGGGGGCTCTTGGTGTGTGAGTGTTGTGGACAGGCAGCGGAGGAAGGTTGACAAGTGGAGATGATCCCTATGCAGGTTGATGCGAAGGGGGCTCTTGCTGTGTGAGTGTTGTGGACAGGCAGCGGAGAAAGGTTGACAAGTGGAGGCAGTGTGCCATGATGCAGTCTCTCAATCTACAAAGAGTGCAAAATAAAGGCACCCCCATGTGAAATCTGTAAGTGTGCTGGGCATCATGGGTTTACATTTGCCAACAGCCTAATGTTGTGTTTACACTTGAGCGTCAACCTAGGTTCTGTTTGTGGTTAACGGAACCCCGGTTAGGAGAAATGTGTTTACACTTGAAAACTTAACCTAGGTTGATCATTCAGCTGGAACAGAGCCGATGTTATCAATTTGGATTCTGAGGTCAAATTGCTGATGCGATTATTGGGATTTTTCTGGCCATTCTTGTGTTTCTGTGGTGGCTTCCGCTTACAAGATTCACTATAATTCAAGATGATCTTTTAGGGATCACCTTGCCTGATGTTTTCTCTGATGtttgtcatttttgtttttattgtttgcgCTAGTACGTTAGGGATTCGCAGTCTCTTGACTTGGAAACTATTGTAGTTTGTTGTAAAGTGTTGTGTAAAATGTCCAGCAAAATGCTACCCTGGATCCACAGCctcaaacgtctctctataaatagagagacgttcacACACACTTCTATAAATAGAGACGTTCACACACACTTCTATAAATAGAGATGTTCACACACACTTCTATAAATAGAGACGTTCACACACACTTCTATAAATAGAGACGTTCACACACACTTCTATAAATAGAGACGTTCACACACACTTCTATAAATAGAGACGTTCACACACACTTCTATAAATAGAGACGTTCACACACACTTCTATAAATAGAGACGTTCACACACACTTCTATAAATAGAGACGTTCACACACACTTCTATAAATAGAGACGTTCACACACACTTCTATAAATAGAGACGTTCACAAACACTTCTATAAATAGAGACGTTCACACACACTTCCATAAATAGAGACGTTCACACACACTTCTATAAATAGAGACGTTCACACACACTTCTATAaatagagacgttcgaggctctggaaccagggtagcaAAATGCGCGGATCTCAAAAAGATGTGGTAATCTCATGACTATTGAGTAAACACTATTTGGGAAATGACTGACATCGGAAAGCAATAGCTGACAAGAACTGTCAACAGATTTGCCTGTAACCTTGGTTGAGTACGCCATGCCTCCTGGAATGGTTGACCTCAACCGAACCTAGGTTGCGGATCCGTTGTAATTGCCGGCACATAAGTGGCTATTTGGACCGTGTTCACAAACACTTCAAATCTAACCTAGGTTAGGTTGGACGCTCAAGTGTAAACACAGCATTAAAGAACTAGCCAAAAACTCCAAGCTAAATCATTAAACAGTAGCATCAACAACTCCAACAAATACTTCCGTACACATCTTCAGTTGTTCgataataaaaacagaaattgGTGCAGAGATTGCACTGTTAAAGCTCGCAATTATTTAAAAACATACGAAATTACCTCTGTGATCCAAACTATATGTCTGTTGAATAAGAAAACAAGGGGCAAAATTTTCAAACTACAAACTACACTGGCTTGTGGAAAAGTTACGACGATACTAAGGAAGTTCGAGCTTTCATTCCCAAACAAATTCGGGCTTTTCATTTTAAAAGCACACCCACCTTGGACTGTTCAACTTGGTCGGTGGGCTTTGTCATTCAAAGCACGCTTAAAAAGATGCCAGACTCAATTTACTCATATCTCCTTCTTCGCTAACCGATAAACGCGAGGAAGCTGAGCATTTGAAGGAACTAAAGAACTCCTTCGCATTTTGGACATTTTGAACTGTTGCAGGATGGCGCGAAAACCTCCTCCCCAGTCACTTATGGGTATACCAAGACCCCCTCGGGAACAGGAAGCCCGCCTGTAACATTCAAGCGTATCTTCCCTCGGATTTACTACGATGGCGTGTATAAATAATGCCTGATTAGTAAGAGCTTCAAAAAACTCAATAATGAGTATGTTAGCTCCATGATACTAGAAGTTCTCATGGAGAAGTGAAGTGCTCGAGCTCATAGATTGGTTGGTCATTCAATTGCAAGGGTTAATTCAATATTCTTTTAGATTTGTGTGGGGCAATTCGCACATTTTCCATCAGCCAGATTTATGCAAGACCCCATTTTCTTTGCAGCCACTGCTGATCACTAATTCTTTGTTTCATggtttctctgtttttttgttttttttttaagagaaatagaacaaaaacaaattgcttgtagtcttattttatttaacaaaagaaattatttaattcAAGGCATTGTATGTCTAGAAAAGGAAAGGTGAAGTCTGATaaccataacaaacaatctgATTAGCTGTGGAGGGGATGTGCAGTCAAAGATATTATGGAAAGTaagtatattttaaaaaaagactgCTTTTTGGTGGTTGAGTGGGAGGGGCACAACCCATGTGCCCACCCCGAGCTGCATGCCTGTACATACCCAGTAAGCTATTTGGGTCTAAGTGGTGGCCATGAAAATAGCTACTGAAAAGATTACTGCTTATCTATTAACATATAGTGAACTATACAGAATTTATGATTTCTGACAACTGCAGTATTAAGGttacacaaccttatacagcttacacaacctcatacagcttacacaaccttatacagcctACACAACCTTATAATGCTTACACAAGCTTATACAGCTTACACAAGCTTACACAGCTACATAACCTTATACAGCTTACACAACCTTACACAGCCTAAATAACCTTATACAGCTTATACAGcttacacaaccttatacggtttacacaaccttatacagcttacacaaccttatacggcttacacaaccttatacagcctATACAACCTTATACAGCTTTTACAACCTTATATAatgtaatgtttgggattcctgtttgtatgaccgcaaggttttctgggtaacagcaataaacaacgagagtccgccattactgtttattcgttttgatcctaaggtttttctcaaatacattacattttttggcGACGAGGATTTCGGAAATGGCAACCTACGGCAAAATAGACGAATTCGACAGAGATTCTGATTCATGGGAACAGTATATCGAGCGTCTAAACTTCTATTTTGAAGCAAATGGAGTAACTACGTCTGACGATGACTTGAAAATACGCCGTGCAATCCTCCTCAGTTCGGTAGGGAAAAAAACCTACAAATTAATGTCTGATCTGCTGGCCCCAGCGAAACCTGGAGAGAAATCTTATGCTGACTTGTGCACCTTGGTAAAGAGCCATTTCAACCCAAAACCGAGTGAAAGCGTGCAACGGCACAAGTTCAATAACCGTTTCAGATTGAGCGGGGAGAACGTGTCTGACTTTGTAGCGGCTCTACGAAACATGGCAGAATACTGCAATTTTGGTGGCAGTCTGGAAAATATGCTGCGTGATCGTCTGGTGTCTGGAATTAACAATGAAAGAATCCAAAGGCGTTTGCTATCAGAAGAGAACTTAACTTTCAAAAAAGCTTACGACATTGCTTCGTCTATGGAAACGACCGCACAGCACATGGCCGATCTTCAATCTGCTCCTTCTACGTTAAGTTCAACGTCTGCATCTGTAAAAAAGGTCAGTTCTTCGCCCTTACCGCGTtctaaaagcgaaaataaagagtGTTATCGTTGTGGAAAAAATCACCACCCGTCAAAATGTCGTTTCAAGGAGGCCACGTGCCATTATTGTAAAAAGAAAGGACATATTGTTGCCAAATGtctcaaaaaagcaaaaaagtcgTCCGAGACAAccaagccaaattcaaaccaccATCCAAAACAAGGGAAACCAGCAATTCATGTCCTGGATActgataaagaaatagaagatGAAGATATATATCCATTGTTTGCTGTCAGTCAAGGCAACCGCCAAAATCCGTATTTAGTAGATGTTGAATTAAATGGTCTTAAAGTTCAAATGGAACTGGACACTGGTGCATCACTTTCAGTAATCGGAGAGGACATTTTTGATCAATTGAAGAACATTGAGGGTTCATCTCTCAATCTGCAAGATACCAAGCTAACCTTGAAAACATACACCGGGGAGACAATTCCAGTTTTAGGAAAGCTTGTAGTGGAAGTCAAGTACAAGGACTTCTTTGAACACTTGCCAGTTATAGTTGTACAAGGCAAGGTGCCCAGTCTCTTTGGACGAGATTGGTTACAACATGTTAAGTTGTCATGGCCAGAGATTTTCCTAGTTCAAGTTGTATCCCCTGATGTGTCTGACCTGCTAAAGAAACATGAAAATTTATTCAAGGAAGGACTAGGGACAATTCAAGGAGTGAAAGCAAAGATATACGTTGATCCTCAAGCCAAACCCAAGTACTTCAAACCTCGCACGTTAGAATATGCACGACGTCAGAAGGTAGAGAGAGAATTGGACCGTTTGTTAGAAGAAGGAACAATTCGTCCAGTTCAATTTTCGGAATGGGCAACACCCATTGTGCCCATTGTCAAATCTGATGAGTCTATACGCATTTGTGGAGACTTCAAAGTTACTTTGAACCAAGTTAGCAAACTTGACAATTACCCAATTCCTAAAACAGAGGATCTGCTAGCTCAACTTGGAGGTGGAGTGCAGTTTACAAAACTAGATCTGAGTCAAGCTTATCAACAACTTGAGTTAGATGAAGAATCAAAGAAgtacaccactatcaccactcATAAAGGCCTATTTGAGtacaatagactgtgctaCGGCATTGCCTCAGCCCCTGGGATTTTCCAACGCACAATGGAAAATTTACTGCAGGGTATTCCGAATGTTGTAGTACGAATAGATGATATTCTCATTGCCGGGAAGACATCAGCAGATCATCTCAAAAGTCTAACAGAAGTCCTGTCACGTCTGGACAAAGCTGGCGTCCGTCTTAAACGTTCGAAGTGCATTTTTCAAGCACCTGAAGTCACTTACCTGGGACACCGCATAGACAAAGATGGTATCCACCCCCTTGACGAGAAAATCAAAGCAATTCAAGAGTCACCGAGACCTTCTAATCTGAAAGAACTGCAAGCCTTTTTAGGCATGCTTAACTATTACGCTTGTTACATACCTAACATCACTACAATACTATCTCCTTTACATCAGCTGTTAGTCAAAGACACACCTTGGAACTGGAGTGAAGCACATGAAAAATCTTGGAACCAAGCCAAGTCCACACTTCACTCTTCACAACTTCTAGTGCATTACAGCTTGGAAAGAGAGTTAACCCTTGCTTGTGACGCATCACCATATGGTCTTGGTTGTGTTATTTCACATGTGATGGATGATGGGACTGAACGTCCTATTTCATATGCCTCACGTACTCTGTCCCCAGCCGAAAAGAACTATTCACAGCTCGACAAAGAGGCAGCAGCCATCATGTTCGGGGTGAGGAAGTTCCACTCATACTTATATGGACGGAGTTTTACCATCTACACTGATCACAAACCCCTACTGGGTCTGCTACAGTCAACTAAACAAATACCGACCTCAGCCTCACCACGCATATTGAGGTGGGCGGTATTCCTGTCAGGCTACTCATACACTTTAGTATATCGAGAAGGCCAGAAAAATGGTAATGCCGATGGCCTGAGCCGGCTGCCATTGCCAAATGAAACCAGAAATGTTCCAGTGCCTGGCGACATTATGTTTGTAATGAATCATCTTGAAGTCAACACACCCGTTAAAGTCAAGGACATTGAGCGTTGGACCTCAAAAGATCCTATTCTTAGTGCAGTACGACACCAAGTAATGTCCGGTTGGCCCAATTCAAATGATCGCATTGAGTTCAAGCCCTACTCTTATAGAAAGCACCAACTTAGCTGTCAGGATGGCTGTCTACTCTGGGGCTCTCGCGTAGTCATTCCTCCTCAAGGAAGAGTCAAGCTTCTCCAGGAACTACATGATGGACATCCTGGAATGGTTCGCATGAAAATGTTAGCCCGAAGCTATTTCTGGTGGCCTGGCCTGGACGCGGATATTGAGCAAAAGGTGAAAGATTGCACAAGCTGCCAAAGTAATGCTAAGGCACCTTCTACTGCACCCCTACATCCGTGGGAGTGGCCGTCTAGACCTTGGTCTCGCATACATATTGACTATGCAGGACCTTTCGAAGGACACATGTTCCTGGTGATCGGTGATGCCTATAGTAAGTGGATCGAGGTATTCAAGACAAACTCCAGTACTGCTGCAGTAACCATCCAGAAGTTAAGAGAATGCTTCTCAGTACATGGACTGCCTGATATCATTGTATCTGATAATGCAACTGCCTTCAT contains:
- the LOC116616148 gene encoding uncharacterized protein K02A2.6-like, with the protein product MATYGKIDEFDRDSDSWEQYIERLNFYFEANGVTTSDDDLKIRRAILLSSVGKKTYKLMSDLLAPAKPGEKSYADLCTLVKSHFNPKPSESVQRHKFNNRFRLSGENVSDFVAALRNMAEYCNFGGSLENMLRDRLVSGINNERIQRRLLSEENLTFKKAYDIASSMETTAQHMADLQSAPSTLSSTSASVKKVSSSPLPRSKSENKECYRCGKNHHPSKCRFKEATCHYCKKKGHIVAKCLKKAKKSSETTKPNSNHHPKQGKPAIHVLDTDKEIEDEDIYPLFAVSQGNRQNPYLVDVELNGLKVQMELDTGASLSVIGEDIFDQLKNIEGSSLNLQDTKLTLKTYTGETIPVLGKLVVEVKYKDFFEHLPVIVVQGKVPSLFGRDWLQHVKLSWPEIFLVQVVSPDVSDLLKKHENLFKEGLGTIQGVKAKIYVDPQAKPKYFKPRTLEYARRQKVERELDRLLEEGTIRPVQFSEWATPIVPIVKSDESIRICGDFKVTLNQVSKLDNYPIPKTEDLLAQLGGGVQFTKLDLSQAYQQLELDEESKKYTTITTHKGLFEYNRLCYGIASAPGIFQRTMENLLQGIPNVVVRIDDILIAGKTSADHLKSLTEVLSRLDKAGVRLKRSKCIFQAPEVTYLGHRIDKDGIHPLDEKIKAIQESPRPSNLKELQAFLGMLNYYACYIPNITTILSPLHQLLVKDTPWNWSEAHEKSWNQAKSTLHSSQLLVHYSLERELTLACDASPYGLGCVISHVMDDGTERPISYASRTLSPAEKNYSQLDKEAAAIMFGVRKFHSYLYGRSFTIYTDHKPLLGLLQSTKQIPTSASPRILRWAVFLSGYSYTLVYREGQKNGNADGLSRLPLPNETRNVPVPGDIMFVMNHLEVNTPVKVKDIERWTSKDPILSAVRHQVMSGWPNSNDRIEFKPYSYRKHQLSCQDGCLLWGSRVVIPPQGRVKLLQELHDGHPGMVRMKMLARSYFWWPGLDADIEQKVKDCTSCQSNAKAPSTAPLHPWEWPSRPWSRIHIDYAGPFEGHMFLVIGDAYSKWIEVFKTNSSTAAVTIQKLRECFSVHGLPDIIVSDNATAFIGEEFALFMSENGIKHITSAPKHPASNGFAERYVRTFKETMKKMGGEKENLDTKLSRFLLSYRTTPHATTGKTPGELLMNRKLKTRLDLVNPLSQDTIRTRVEDKQLAQKKQHDNLVPLREFQVNDPVFVKNFSYGPKWLCGTIIQQSGPVSYVVQLSSGGVFRRHVDHLRLRTSTPTVANDLQSSTELAQVPMQTTVPKQIPEEFKEPEITVPEPSLEPKKTELPASEPASTLRRSTRLKTTPTHLKDYVC